One genomic segment of Lysobacter sp. 5GHs7-4 includes these proteins:
- the dnaB gene encoding replicative DNA helicase yields the protein MKAKRADAAVQKLRVPPQSVEAEQAVLGGLMLSPDALTSVADLLQPEDFYRRDHQLIFQAVKELDEKKRPFDAVTLGEWFDSMGLSEQVAGGAYLIELASTTPSAANIRAYAEIVADKKGLRDLIEFGTGVVNDGFDSAGRDSSEIAAAAAAQSARLASKNTGNGGLRLVRGAMKATWTEIRGRNDGSLSPGLPLPHANARKLIPGLEDTDLMVIAARPAMGKTVIALEVADYAAELGRNVAVFSLEMGENQLTQRLLSRRSGVNGQRMREEGGLQDEDWSLLQVATEELLQLPLAIDATASLTVEAIRARCFRMHNQVAGGLGLVVIDYLQLITGSNPKDKRHDQVAHISRSLKLLAKDLSCPVVAVSQLNRGSETRNDKRPTMADLRESGAIEQDADIIVFVFRDDYYTKEECSAPGIAEFIVAKNRTGGTGTIFLRHELECSRFRDYFGPRPVYKKKAVDGGGGGDDEDGFDEPPRRRRRRGRDAAAGGDA from the coding sequence ATGAAGGCTAAGCGCGCCGATGCCGCGGTCCAGAAACTGCGCGTGCCGCCGCAGTCAGTGGAGGCAGAGCAGGCGGTGCTGGGCGGCCTGATGCTGTCGCCGGACGCCCTGACCAGCGTTGCCGACCTGCTCCAGCCGGAGGACTTCTACCGCCGCGACCACCAACTGATCTTCCAGGCCGTCAAGGAGCTGGACGAGAAGAAGCGCCCCTTCGACGCGGTGACCCTAGGCGAGTGGTTCGACTCGATGGGCCTGTCCGAGCAGGTCGCCGGCGGCGCTTATTTGATCGAGCTGGCCAGCACCACGCCGTCGGCGGCGAACATCCGCGCCTACGCCGAGATCGTCGCCGACAAGAAGGGTCTCCGGGATCTGATCGAGTTCGGCACGGGGGTCGTCAACGACGGCTTCGACTCCGCCGGCCGGGACAGCAGCGAGATTGCCGCGGCCGCCGCCGCGCAGTCGGCGCGCCTGGCGAGCAAGAACACCGGCAACGGCGGCCTCCGGCTGGTCCGCGGTGCCATGAAGGCGACCTGGACAGAGATCCGCGGCCGCAACGACGGCTCGCTGTCGCCGGGCCTGCCGCTGCCGCACGCCAATGCTCGAAAGCTGATCCCGGGACTCGAAGACACGGACCTGATGGTGATCGCCGCCAGGCCCGCCATGGGAAAGACCGTCATCGCGCTGGAAGTCGCGGACTACGCAGCCGAGCTGGGGCGCAACGTCGCGGTCTTCTCCCTGGAGATGGGCGAGAACCAGCTGACCCAGCGCCTGCTGTCGCGCCGGAGCGGCGTGAACGGGCAGCGCATGCGCGAGGAGGGTGGATTGCAGGACGAGGACTGGAGCCTGCTGCAGGTCGCCACCGAGGAGCTGCTACAGCTGCCGCTGGCGATCGACGCCACCGCCTCGCTGACCGTCGAAGCTATCCGCGCGCGGTGCTTCCGGATGCACAACCAGGTCGCCGGTGGCCTCGGGCTAGTGGTCATCGACTACCTCCAGCTGATCACCGGCAGCAACCCCAAGGACAAGCGCCACGACCAGGTCGCCCATATCTCCCGCAGTCTGAAGCTGCTGGCCAAGGACCTGAGTTGCCCGGTCGTGGCCGTGTCGCAGTTGAACCGCGGTTCGGAGACCCGCAACGACAAGCGCCCAACCATGGCCGACCTGCGCGAGTCGGGCGCGATCGAGCAGGACGCCGACATCATCGTGTTCGTGTTCCGAGACGACTACTACACGAAGGAGGAATGCAGTGCGCCGGGCATCGCCGAGTTCATCGTGGCCAAGAACCGCACTGGCGGCACAGGCACAATTTTCCTGCGGCATGAGCTGGAGTGCAGCCGCTTCCGGGACTACTTCGGGCCGCGACCGGTCTACAAGAAGAAGGCTGTGGACGGCGGCGGTGGCGGCGATGACGAAGACGGCTTCGATGAGCCACCGCGTCGCCGTCGTCGCAGAGGGCGAGACGCAGCTGCCGGCGGTGACGCATGA
- a CDS encoding YdaS family helix-turn-helix protein → MDIQTYRRTHKLSQAAFASLLTAAGCPATQGLISQWESGSVSVPAERCRRIESATGGAIRPIDLRPDVFGPTPPADSEAA, encoded by the coding sequence ATGGACATCCAGACGTACCGCCGCACCCACAAGCTTTCGCAGGCCGCGTTCGCCAGTCTGCTCACCGCTGCTGGATGTCCAGCGACCCAGGGCCTGATCTCGCAGTGGGAATCGGGCTCGGTCTCGGTGCCGGCCGAACGTTGTCGCCGAATCGAGTCCGCGACTGGCGGGGCCATCCGTCCGATCGATCTGCGACCGGACGTCTTCGGACCGACCCCACCCGCCGACTCGGAGGCCGCCTGA
- a CDS encoding DUF1376 domain-containing protein, with protein MTDPLVPAAVDLRDFPYMPVEFGRLFASETWVLSSDAEKVAALTLWGRSWMEEPAGSLPSEERMLAHLSGAGKGWKKVREMALRNWVAASDGRLYHPYVCEKALEAWMEKLAQRLSSGAGNAKRWGTEFDASALEAAIVEARAFLSALNPQSRVLGKRKSPGVPSGSNDSPDGNRIGIPSGVPSGSQGKGREEKRSKSKPPIPPSGGLNPGHDETAGDAGDTPAVVPTGKITFGTFVEACRAAGEKAIPKNHSVFDFAESAAIPRLYVRLAWTEFARNYSDSQKKQAGVRGWRLKFENCVRLNWYRLWFFPEEGKCELTTAGVGAKRDFQSQAQAADDDMPEAA; from the coding sequence ATGACCGACCCCCTCGTGCCCGCCGCGGTGGACCTGCGCGACTTCCCGTACATGCCGGTGGAGTTCGGTCGCCTGTTCGCGAGCGAGACTTGGGTGCTGTCGAGCGACGCCGAGAAGGTGGCCGCCCTGACGCTCTGGGGCCGCTCCTGGATGGAGGAGCCCGCAGGCTCCCTGCCGAGCGAGGAGCGGATGCTGGCGCACCTCAGCGGCGCGGGGAAGGGCTGGAAGAAGGTGCGGGAGATGGCCCTGCGCAACTGGGTCGCCGCCAGCGACGGGCGCCTCTATCACCCCTACGTGTGCGAGAAGGCCCTGGAAGCCTGGATGGAGAAGCTGGCGCAGCGCCTGAGCAGCGGCGCCGGCAACGCCAAGCGCTGGGGCACCGAGTTCGACGCTAGCGCGCTGGAAGCGGCCATAGTCGAGGCACGCGCCTTCCTGTCGGCACTCAATCCGCAGTCCCGGGTGTTGGGCAAACGCAAGTCGCCGGGAGTCCCGTCGGGATCAAATGACAGTCCCGACGGGAATCGCATCGGCATCCCGTCGGGAGTCCCGTCGGGATCGCAAGGGAAGGGAAGGGAAGAGAAGAGATCTAAGAGCAAACCCCCCATACCCCCCTCCGGGGGGCTCAATCCGGGGCACGACGAGACGGCAGGGGATGCTGGCGATACGCCTGCGGTTGTGCCGACGGGAAAAATAACCTTCGGCACGTTCGTTGAGGCGTGCCGCGCCGCTGGCGAGAAGGCGATCCCCAAGAACCACTCCGTGTTCGACTTCGCCGAGTCGGCGGCGATCCCCCGGCTGTACGTCCGCCTAGCCTGGACCGAGTTCGCGCGAAACTACTCCGACAGCCAGAAGAAGCAGGCCGGCGTGCGCGGCTGGCGGCTGAAGTTCGAGAACTGCGTTCGGCTGAACTGGTATCGCCTCTGGTTCTTCCCGGAAGAGGGCAAGTGCGAGCTGACCACGGCCGGGGTAGGCGCCAAGCGCGACTTCCAGAGCCAGGCCCAGGCGGCTGACGACGACATGCCGGAGGCCGCATGA
- a CDS encoding DNA methyltransferase, with protein MIDLDSYERFLRAKVAIAPRVGSSVATADVSPVLKAHQRAAVQWMVDGGRRACFAAFGLGKSVMQLESVRIARERAGGRGLIILPLGVRQEFVRDAAMLGVPVQFIRTIEEASSYEPIYLTNYETVRDGKLDPRDFAAVSLDEAKILAGFGGSKTFREFMATIAGDDRKSGVKTPGIPYRFVATATPSPNEYIEMLAYAAFLGVMDVGQAKTRFFKRNSEKADQLTLHPHKEREFWLWVASWALFMQKPSDLDPSFSDDGYDLPPLDLRWHELPTDHGTAGAEKDGQGRLFRNSAIGVQDAAREKRESLPARVAKVMELRAEDPAAHRLLWHDLEDERRALEDAIPGLATVYGSQDLDAREKTVIAFSDGEIQELAGKPVMLGSGCNFQRHCHWAIFMGIGFKFADFIQAIYRLLRFLQDHEVRIDLIYTEAEREVRRTLERKWRQHEDMVQKMTEIIRTYGLSHAALDGMLERSLGVERVQVSGDGYTVVNNDCVLETSAMEANSVDLVVTSIPFATQYEYTPSYNDFGHTDDNAHFWEQMDFLIPSLLRILKPGRVACIHVKDRITPGGLNGLSFQTVTPFSDECVAAFTRHGFAFLSRVTVVTDVVRENNQTYRLGWTEQCKDGSRMGNGMPEYVLKFRKPPTDTGNGYADIPVRKDKATYTRPRWQYDAHGLWRSSGDRPLMPEDLDGLDQSAVFQLFRKHSLREVYDFRHEVRIAEHVDHAGWLPTTFMLLQPQSWHPEVWTDITRMRTLNSTQAAKGKEMHLCPLQFDIVDRVIEQHSMPGETVLDPFGGLGTVPYCALKLKRVGYGIELNPGYFLDMAAYCAAAARERSMPGLFDALDASALDKAA; from the coding sequence GTGATTGACCTTGACTCCTACGAGCGATTCCTACGCGCTAAGGTCGCGATCGCGCCGCGCGTAGGCTCGTCGGTCGCCACGGCAGACGTTAGCCCAGTCCTGAAGGCGCACCAGCGCGCCGCGGTGCAGTGGATGGTCGACGGCGGCCGGCGGGCCTGTTTCGCGGCATTCGGGCTCGGCAAGAGCGTGATGCAGCTGGAGTCGGTTCGGATCGCGCGTGAGCGCGCCGGCGGTCGCGGGCTGATCATCCTGCCCCTCGGCGTGCGCCAGGAGTTCGTTCGCGACGCCGCAATGCTGGGTGTGCCGGTCCAATTCATCCGGACCATCGAAGAGGCCAGCAGCTACGAACCTATCTACCTGACCAACTACGAGACGGTCCGGGACGGGAAGCTCGACCCGCGGGATTTCGCCGCGGTTTCGCTGGATGAGGCAAAGATCCTTGCGGGCTTCGGCGGGAGCAAGACGTTCCGCGAGTTCATGGCCACCATCGCCGGCGACGACCGGAAGAGCGGCGTTAAGACGCCCGGCATCCCTTATCGCTTCGTAGCGACGGCCACGCCCAGTCCCAACGAGTACATCGAAATGCTGGCGTACGCCGCGTTCCTGGGCGTGATGGACGTCGGCCAGGCCAAGACCCGCTTCTTCAAACGCAACAGCGAGAAGGCCGACCAACTGACGCTCCACCCCCACAAGGAGCGCGAATTCTGGCTCTGGGTCGCGTCCTGGGCCCTGTTCATGCAGAAGCCTTCCGACCTGGACCCGAGCTTCAGCGACGACGGCTACGACCTCCCGCCGCTCGACCTGCGCTGGCACGAACTGCCGACTGACCATGGCACCGCCGGTGCCGAGAAGGACGGCCAGGGCCGCCTGTTCCGAAACTCAGCGATCGGCGTGCAGGATGCGGCGCGTGAGAAGCGCGAGAGCCTACCCGCACGCGTGGCCAAGGTGATGGAGCTGCGCGCGGAGGATCCGGCGGCGCACAGGTTGCTGTGGCACGACCTGGAGGACGAGCGGCGCGCGCTTGAGGATGCAATTCCAGGCTTGGCCACGGTTTACGGGTCCCAGGATTTGGACGCGCGCGAGAAGACCGTGATCGCCTTCAGCGACGGTGAGATCCAGGAGTTAGCCGGCAAGCCCGTGATGCTCGGCAGCGGTTGCAACTTCCAGCGGCACTGCCACTGGGCAATCTTCATGGGGATCGGGTTCAAGTTCGCCGACTTCATCCAGGCGATCTATCGCTTGCTCCGATTCCTGCAGGACCACGAGGTCCGGATCGATTTGATCTACACGGAGGCCGAGCGCGAAGTGCGGCGGACCCTCGAGCGCAAATGGCGCCAACACGAAGACATGGTGCAGAAGATGACGGAAATCATCAGGACCTACGGACTCTCGCACGCAGCCTTAGACGGCATGCTGGAACGGTCGCTGGGTGTGGAGCGGGTCCAGGTGTCAGGTGACGGCTACACGGTCGTGAACAACGACTGCGTGCTGGAAACGAGCGCCATGGAGGCGAACAGCGTCGACCTGGTCGTGACCTCGATCCCCTTCGCGACGCAGTACGAATACACGCCCAGCTACAACGACTTCGGCCACACCGACGACAACGCCCATTTCTGGGAGCAGATGGACTTCCTGATCCCCAGCTTGCTGCGGATCTTGAAGCCCGGCCGCGTGGCGTGCATTCACGTCAAAGATCGAATCACGCCTGGCGGGTTGAATGGCCTGAGCTTCCAGACGGTGACGCCCTTCAGCGACGAGTGCGTGGCGGCCTTCACCCGGCATGGCTTCGCGTTCCTCTCCCGGGTCACCGTGGTCACCGACGTGGTCAGGGAGAACAACCAGACCTACCGCCTGGGCTGGACGGAGCAGTGCAAGGACGGCTCGCGCATGGGCAATGGCATGCCGGAGTACGTGCTGAAGTTCCGGAAGCCGCCAACCGACACCGGCAACGGCTACGCCGATATCCCAGTGCGCAAGGACAAGGCCACCTACACCCGTCCGCGGTGGCAGTACGACGCCCATGGCTTGTGGCGCAGCAGCGGCGACCGACCGCTTATGCCCGAGGACCTGGACGGCCTAGACCAATCCGCCGTGTTCCAGCTGTTCCGCAAGCACTCGCTTCGGGAGGTCTACGACTTCCGGCACGAGGTCCGTATCGCGGAGCACGTCGACCACGCCGGCTGGCTCCCCACCACGTTCATGCTCCTGCAGCCCCAGTCCTGGCATCCCGAGGTGTGGACAGACATCACCCGCATGCGGACGCTCAACAGCACGCAGGCGGCGAAGGGCAAGGAGATGCACCTTTGCCCGCTGCAGTTCGACATCGTCGACCGTGTGATCGAGCAGCACAGCATGCCGGGCGAGACCGTCCTTGACCCGTTCGGTGGGCTGGGGACCGTCCCGTACTGCGCACTGAAGCTCAAGCGAGTCGGCTACGGCATCGAGCTCAACCCGGGCTATTTCCTGGACATGGCCGCCTACTGTGCCGCGGCCGCGCGTGAGCGCTCCATGCCTGGCCTGTTCGACGCTTTGGACGCATCAGCCTTGGATAAGGCCGCATGA